One segment of Brassica napus cultivar Da-Ae chromosome C3, Da-Ae, whole genome shotgun sequence DNA contains the following:
- the LOC106388882 gene encoding peroxisomal adenine nucleotide carrier 1, with protein MVVDLESVSEATSGAVGSLLSTTILYPLDTCKSKFQAEVRAQGQQKYRHLSDVLWEAVSKRQIMSLYQGLGTKNLQSFVSQFIYFYSYSYFKRVYSQRTGSKSIGTKANLLIAAAAGACTSVLTQPLDTASSRMQTSEFGESKGLWKTLTGGAWGDAFDGLEISLLLTSNPAIQYTVFDQLKQRLLEQKTAKAENGSSSPVVLSAFMAFLLGAASKSVATVITYPAIRCKVMIQAADDSKGKETKKPVRRTRKTILGVVCDIWRKEGMLGFFKGLHAQILKTVLSSALLLMIKEKISATTWILILAIRRTLFLTKGKLKSP; from the exons ATGGTTGTCGATTTGGAGTCGGTGTCAGAGGCGACCTCCGGAGCCGTGGGGTCGCTTCTGAGCACAACCATCTTATATCCACTCGATACATGCAAATCAAAGTTCCAGGCCGAGGTTCGAGCCCAAGGCCAGCAAAAATACAG ACATCTCTCTGATGTTCTGTGGGAAGCGGTTTCAAAACGACAGATTATGTCGCTGTATCAAGGTCTAGGGACAAAGAATCTGCAGTCCTTTGTTTCGCAGTTCATCTACTTTTATAGCTATAGCTATTTCAAGAGGGTGTATAGTCAAAGAACCGGTTCGAAATCGATCGGAACGAAGGCGAACTTGCTCATTGCTGCTGCTGCAGGAGCTTGTACTTCTGTCTTAACCCAG CCTCTAGATACAGCTTCGTCAAGGATGCAAACGAGTGAGTTTGGAGAATCTAAAGGGTTGTGGAAGACCTTAACCGGTGGTGCATGGGGAGACGCGTTTGATGGACTAGAGATCTCTCTTTTATTGACTTCGAATCCCGCAATTCAG TATACAGTGTTTGATCAGCTGAAACAGCGTCTGCTTGAACAGAAAACAGCAAAAGCTGAGAATGGTTCTTCTTCACCGGTGGTGCTCTCTGCCTTTATGGCCTTCTTGTTAGGTGCTGCCTCCAAAAGTGTTGCCACTGTCATCACATATCCTGCAATAAG GTGCAAAGTAATGATTCAAGCTGCTGATGACTCGAAGGGAAAGGAAACTAAGAAGCCTGTAAGAAGGACAAGGAAAACGATTCTAGGGGTTGTCTGTGACATATGGAGAAAAGAAGGGATGCTAGGGTTCTTTAAGGGGCTGCATGCTCAGATCTTGAAGACAGTTCTGAGCTCAGCTTTGCTACTGATGATCAAGGAGAAGATCAGTGCAACAACGTGGATTCTCATTCTAGCTATCCGTAGAACTCTGTTTCTCACAAAGGGTAAGTTGAAAAGTCCTTGA
- the LOC106385646 gene encoding guanosine deaminase isoform X1, with protein MMSSENKTTTNGQKVSVSVPSAPDPGHATVKLTASSDRDHKYLTQAVEEAYIGVERGDGRPFGAVIVHKDKVLVSCHNMVLRYKDPTAHAETVAIREACKKLNGIKLWECEMYASCEPCPMCFGAIHLSRLKRLVYGAQAEAAVAIGFNSCVANGVKGTELFHKSSLEIVKLDVSIAEQVFQNTKEKFTL; from the exons ATGATGTCTAGCGAGAACAAGACGACCACTAACGGCCAGAAAGTATCTGTATCTGTACCT TCTGCTCCAGATCCAGGTCATGCCACCGTCAAACTCACTG CTTCGAGTGATAGGGATCATAAGTATTTAACCCAAGCTGTGGAAGAAGCATACATTGGAGTCGAGCGTGGTGATGGCCGCCCTTTTGGAGCGGTTATAGTTCATAAGGACAAAGTCCTTGTGAGCTGCCATAATATGGTTTTAAGATACAAAGACCCAACAGCACATGCTGAAACCGTAGCCATTAGAGAG GCATGTAAGAAACTGAACGGTATCAAGCTGTGGGAATGCGAGATGTACGCGTCGTGCGAGCCTTGTCCGATGTGTTTTGGAGCCATCCATCTCTCAAGACTTAAG AGATTGGTGTATGGGGCGCAAGCAGAAGCAGCTGTAGCCATCGGGTTCAATAGCTGCGTAGCCAACGGTGTGAAAGGCACTGAGCTCTTCCATAAGTCTAGTCTAGAGATCGTAAAACTCGATGTGAGTATCGCTGAGCAAGTGTTTCAGAATACAAAGGAGAAGTTCACTTTATAG
- the LOC106388883 gene encoding protein YIPF1 homolog has translation MITGGSYTTIDAQKVSGSVPSVPDPGHTTVKFAESNLQTFPPSATQGKISGGSNPPRDADDTFSGNGNSSTDEPQSGGWLHKFTVGAYKPFFDVDTSDVVERLKESLFPFRGTFTEKTADKPDLYGPFWICTTLIFVAASIGTFVTYVAHKWKKQEWNYDINLVTWSAGVFYGYVTLVPLALYVVLKYFSAPSGLVQLFCLYGYSLFVFIPALCLSVVPVEIFRWVIAGVAGFMSATFVALNLKAHINSAGERSILIIASIFLLQLGLAVVLKLYLFTVTV, from the exons ATGATCACCGGCGGGAGCTACACGACTATCGACGCCCAGAAAGTCTCTGGATCTGTACCT TCTGTTCCAGATCCAGGCCACACCACCGTCAAATTCGCAG AGTCAAATCTTCAAACCTTTCCTCCGTCTGCTACTCAGGGCAAGATCTCTGGTGGTAGTAATCCTCCTCGAGATGCTGACG ATACATTTTCTGGGAATGGTAATAGTAGTACAGATGAGCCTCAGTCTGGTGGCTGGCTCCATAAATTCACTGTCGGTGCTTACAAGCCTTTCTTTGATGTCGACACTTCTGATGTTGTGGAGAGGCTCAAAGAATCTCTCTTCCCGTTCCGTGGAACTTTTACGGAGAAGACTGCCGATAAGCCTGACTT GTATGGTCCATTTTGGATATGCACGACTTTGATATTCGTGGCGGCATCGATCGGCACGTTTGTCACATACGTGGCACACAAATGGAAGAAACAAGAATGGAACTACGATATCAATCTTGTGACTTGGTCCGCAGGAGTGTTCTACGGTTATGTCACGCTTGTTCCTCTCGCGTTATATGTCGTTCTCAAGTACTTCTCTGCACCTTCGGGACTAGTCCAGCTCTTCTGTCTCTACGGCTATTCTCTATTCGTGTTTATCCCCGCATTG TGCCTCTCGGTCGTGCCAGTGGAGATCTTCAGATGGGTTATTGCGGGTGTAGCAGGGTTCATGTCTGCAACCTTTGTGGCTCTCAACCTCAAAGCGCATATCAATTCTGCTGGGGAGAGATCGATCCTGATAATCGCaagcatctttcttttgcagCTCGGGCTTGCGGTTGTGCTGAAGCTTTATCTATTCACTGTCACCGTATGA
- the LOC111203665 gene encoding mitochondrial Rho GTPase 3, giving the protein MIFKMMRMLGLGGSGSPKPVRIVVVGEKGTGKTSLIIAALNESSQPQPNIPPVLPYTTFPSEWFRDPIPATIIDTSSKPEDREKVVKEVKEADAIVLTFVVDIPETLDRLSEYWLPLFRQLEVRVPIIIAGCSVTNREYHNQSGMEIITTSIREQYPEIETCFDWSAHHIARKVFWYAQHAVTNPVGPIYDKETGSLKPRCVAALTRVYVLSTRDTDFILNEAGLNNIQAQCCYEPLTPSQSRGLIDFVQERSPLGVDENGITIEGFLFMNKYLVEQGRIRRVWNILRKFGYNNELRLADDMIPYSSFKRMSDQSVELSDEAIGFLRGVYKNLDEHSGNNLGPQMIGFVFQISPENPWSIAPYKDASEKTDDGGLSLEAFLSLWNLLTLIDPARSLECLICLCYPSSAVRITRRRAIDRKEQNSDRRVFQCFVFGPKNAGKSALLNRFIGRSVCSFNSVYVKICMSDYMNLRPYDDDNNNGSNEERYAVNMVDNDGVTGDVKKTLVLKEVQMQEDGFLPSNEALGACDVAIFLYDSSDESSWKRAIDLLVKVATTSEDAGLEFPCLMVAAKADLDSFPEAIQETTRVIVISCFLISNHQKVFVIINLNKYEFLQATRDIGIEAPIPISSKLGDLDNLFQKISTAAEHPHLGIPKIKSKKKRSRKLMKRSLMVVSSMFFLVICLCIFIIVFVDS; this is encoded by the exons ATGATCTTCAAG ATGATGAGGATGCTTGGTTTGGGAGGCTCTGGCTCGCCAAAACCGGTTCGGATCGTTGTGGTTGGTGAGAAGGGAACTGGGAAAACAAGTTTGATCATCGCTGCATTAAATGAATCTTCTCAACCTCAGCCAAACATACCCCCTGTGTTACCTTACACCACTTTCCCTTCGGAATGGTTCCGTGACCCTATTCCTGCTACCATCATTGACACTTCTTCAAA GCCGGAAGATAGAGAAAAGGTCGTTAAGGAAGTGAAAGAAGCAGATGCAATTGTTTTGACGTTTGTAGTCGATATACCAGAGACTTTGGACCGTTTAAGTGAATATTGGCTTCCTCTGTTTCGACAACTAGAG GTGAGAGTCCCTATCATAATCGCAGGTTGTAGCGTTACCAATAGAGAGTATCATAATCAAAGCGGCATGGAAATAATAACAACATCTATAAGGGAACAATATCCAGAGATCGAGACATGTTTCGACTGGTCTGCTCATCATATT GCTCGAAAAGTGTTTTGGTATGCGCAACATGCTGTTACTAACCCTGTCGGACCAATATATGATAAAGAAACCGGTTCATTGAAGCCTCGTTGTGTTGCTGCATTAACTCGTGTATATGTACTCTCTACACGTGACACTGATTTCATTCTCAATGAAGCCGGGTTAAACAATATTCAG GCTCAATGCTGCTATGAACCACTGACACCTTCTCAAAGTAGAGGACTAATAGACTTTGTGCAAGAACGGTCTCCACTAGGAGTTGATGAAAACGGAATCACAATAGAAGGTTTCTTGTTTATGAACAAATACCTTGTGGAACAAGGAAGGATCAGAAGGGTATGGAATATACTCAGAAAATTCGGGTATAACAATGAGTTAAGACTCGCAGATGATATGATTCCATATTCATCATTCAAACGCATGTCTGATCAG AGTGTTGAGCTGTCTGATGAAGCTATTGGTTTCTTAAGGGGAGTCTATAAGAATTTGGATGAACACAGT GGTAATAACTTGGGACCTCAAATGATTGGATTTGTCTTTCAAATTTCACCTGAAAA TCCATGGAGCATAGCTCCTTATAAAGATGCGTCAGAGAAAACTGATGATGGAGGATTGTCACTTGAAGCTTTCCTCTCACTG TGGAATTTGCTGACACTAATAGATCCAGCTAGGAGTCTTGAATGTTTGATATGTCTATGTTATCCATCTTCAGCAGTTCGCATTACTAGGAGAAGAGCAATAGACCGCAAGGAGCAGAACTCTGACAGAAGAGTTTTTCAGTGTTTTGTCTTTGGCCCCAAGAATGCTGGAAAATCTGCATTGCTCAATCGATTTATCGGAAGGTCTGTCTGTTCTTTTAACTCAGTATATGTCAAAATATGTATGTCTGATTATATGAATCTTAGGCCATATGATGATGACAACAACAATGGATCAAATGAGGAACGTTATGCTGTTAATATGGTTGACAACGATGGTGTAACTGGAGATGTAAAGAAAACTCTGGTGTTGAAGGAAGTTCAAATGCAAGAAGATGGATTCTTACCATCAAATGAAGCGTTGGGAGCTTGTGATGTAGCTATCTTCCTTTACGATTCTTCTGATGAGTCTTCATGGAAGAGAGCCATTGATCTGCTTGTTAAGGTTGCAACCACTAGTGAAGACGCTGGTCTAGAGTTTCCTTGCCTAATGGTTGCAGCTAAAGCTGATCTTGATTCATTCCCAGAAGCAATTCAAGAAACCACTAGAGTAATAGTTATATCATGTTTCTTGATTTCTaatcatcaaaaggtttttgtAATCATAAACTTAAATAAGTATGAGTTCTTGCAGGCCACACGAGATATAGGGATTGAAGCTCCAATACCAATCAGTTCCAAACTGGGAGATTTGGATAACTTGTTTCAAAAGATATCAACCGCGGCTGAGCATCCTCATTTAGGTATCCCAAAGATTAAGTCGAAGAAGAAAAGGAGTCGCAAGCTAATGAAAAGATCTCTAATGGTGGTTTCaagtatgttttttttggtcataTGCCTATGTATCTTCATCATAGTATTTGTGGATTCCTAA
- the LOC106385646 gene encoding guanosine deaminase isoform X2: MVLRYKDPTAHAETVAIREACKKLNGIKLWECEMYASCEPCPMCFGAIHLSRLKRLVYGAQAEAAVAIGFNSCVANGVKGTELFHKSSLEIVKLDVSIAEQVFQNTKEKFTL; this comes from the exons ATGGTTTTAAGATACAAAGACCCAACAGCACATGCTGAAACCGTAGCCATTAGAGAG GCATGTAAGAAACTGAACGGTATCAAGCTGTGGGAATGCGAGATGTACGCGTCGTGCGAGCCTTGTCCGATGTGTTTTGGAGCCATCCATCTCTCAAGACTTAAG AGATTGGTGTATGGGGCGCAAGCAGAAGCAGCTGTAGCCATCGGGTTCAATAGCTGCGTAGCCAACGGTGTGAAAGGCACTGAGCTCTTCCATAAGTCTAGTCTAGAGATCGTAAAACTCGATGTGAGTATCGCTGAGCAAGTGTTTCAGAATACAAAGGAGAAGTTCACTTTATAG